A genomic segment from Streptosporangium roseum DSM 43021 encodes:
- the mshB gene encoding N-acetyl-1-D-myo-inositol-2-amino-2-deoxy-alpha-D-glucopyranoside deacetylase, which produces MTDRRLLLVHAHPDDETIGSGATMAKYAAEGAHVTLVTCTLGEEGEVIPAELAHLAADRDDTLGEHRVGELAAACEALGVTDHRFLGGAGRWRDSGMMGVASNHRDNAFWQADLDEAAGELVKVIREVRPQVLVTYDQNGFYGHPDHIQAHRVSWRAFELAADPAFGEGEPWRIAKFYFTATARSTMHRTAEALREADVSFLTEDAIDDLPFGCADEDVTTEIDGRAHVGRKLDAMRAHATQISVEAPWFALSNNIGQEALAVEHFILRSGVPGPAGPGAPLEVGGLGEPYDREADLFAGIH; this is translated from the coding sequence ATGACTGATCGGCGCCTGCTGCTCGTGCACGCCCACCCCGACGACGAGACGATCGGCAGCGGCGCGACCATGGCCAAATACGCCGCCGAGGGGGCCCACGTCACGCTGGTGACCTGCACGCTCGGCGAGGAGGGCGAGGTCATCCCGGCGGAGCTGGCCCATCTGGCCGCCGACCGGGACGACACGCTGGGCGAGCACCGCGTCGGCGAGCTCGCCGCGGCCTGCGAGGCCCTCGGCGTCACCGACCACCGCTTCCTGGGCGGCGCGGGCCGCTGGCGCGATTCCGGGATGATGGGCGTCGCTTCCAACCACCGCGACAACGCCTTCTGGCAGGCCGACCTCGACGAGGCCGCAGGGGAGCTGGTCAAGGTCATCCGCGAGGTGCGCCCCCAGGTCCTCGTCACCTACGACCAGAACGGCTTCTACGGCCACCCGGACCACATCCAGGCCCACCGCGTCTCCTGGCGCGCCTTCGAGCTGGCCGCCGACCCGGCGTTCGGCGAGGGGGAGCCGTGGCGGATCGCCAAGTTCTACTTCACCGCGACGGCCAGGTCCACGATGCACCGGACGGCCGAGGCGTTGCGCGAGGCCGATGTGAGCTTCCTGACCGAGGACGCCATCGACGACCTGCCGTTCGGCTGCGCGGACGAGGACGTCACCACCGAGATCGACGGCCGGGCCCACGTGGGCCGCAAGCTCGACGCGATGCGGGCGCACGCGACCCAGATCAGCGTGGAGGCGCCCTGGTTCGCCCTGTCCAACAACATCGGCCAGGAGGCGCTCGCGGTGGAGCACTTCATCCTGCGCTCCGGGGTGCCCGGACCCGCGGGACCGGGGGCGCCGCTCGAAGTCGGAGGCCTCGGCGAGCCGTACGACCGTGAGGCCGATCTCTTCGCGGGGATCCACTAA